A section of the Lineus longissimus chromosome 1, tnLinLong1.2, whole genome shotgun sequence genome encodes:
- the LOC135492075 gene encoding paired box protein Pax-2a-like isoform X10 encodes MEFDSSKSVKSQAMVYGLDPCFPNIPGFAQQGCFAQEGHGGVNQLGGVFVNGRPLPDVVRQRIVELAHQGVRPCDISRQLRVSHGCVSKILGRYYETGSIRPGVIGGSKPKVATPKVVDAILHYKAENPTMFAWEIRDMLLSECVCSQENVPSVSSINRIVRNKAAEKHKHNPGSPSGSPGLPQTPTPMDALLAQQKAGSFSVSGILGMHTPNGAAAPVQQSPTGEMSNKRKREPEGVTNGHSDTENHNNNNNTNTTNNEERRPTSAEELEQQMWYRRQIKMIRTSDGEVAAPMSGSFPMQYSSVSAYVPSTTAGDAKTPVNYNATVPNMAGTIQHMNSPSGTNSEQANSNSGHYSPPNSGTYTCLTTVSEQDVKPVISSDGSVRIASERYDTETNNDTPSPAKADTPHSANSDFTELKPVNTPSYSNVSAFPQFSSNTTPYANPAHAAYPNQVGSIVPQIMIPSSGYQTTGMPSSEYSSYPSGYTAQYSSSPYADPAWSAVRYAPSSGLLNPPYYLTHSHGAPSRSGEPASVATSSYKAERC; translated from the exons TGAAATCACAAGCAATGGTTTACGGACTGGATCCTTGTTTTCCAAACATCCCCGGTTTTGCCCAGCAAGGTTGTTTTGCGCAGGAAG GCCATGGGGGTGTCAACCAGCTCGGAGGGGTCTTCGTCAACGGGCGGCCCCTACCCGATGTGGTCCGGCAGCGGATTGTGGAGTTGGCCCACCAAGGGGTCCGGCCGTGTGACATCTCAAGACAACTCAGAGTATCACATGGATGCGTCAGCAAAATATTGGGAAG GTACTATGAAACCGGGTCAATTCGACCTGGAGTGATAGGGGGCTCGAAGCCCAAGGTTGCTACCCCTAAAGTTGTCGACGCCATCCTCCATTACAAAGCTGAGAATCCCACAATGTTTGCCTGGGAAATACGTGATATGCTGCTATCGGAATGTGTCTGTTCACAAGAAAATGTCCCCAGTGTCAGTTCAATAAATAG AATTGTACGAAACAAAGCTGCCGAAAAGCATAAACACAACCCAGGCTCCCCAAGCGGTAGTCCAGGCCTGCCACAGACGCCTACTCCCATGGATGCCTTACTAGCCCAGCAGAAAGCCGGCTCCTTCTCCGTCAGTGGAATACTCGGGATGCATACTCCCAATGGTGCTGCTGCCCCTGTCCAACAGTCCCCTACCGGCGAGATGTCGAACAAGCGGAAGCGAGAACCGGAAGGTG TGACTAACGGCCACAGCGACACAGAGAaccataacaacaacaacaacacaaatACGACGAACAACGAAGAGCGACGCCCGACGTCTGCGGAGGaattagaa CAACAAATGTGGTATCGACGACAAATTAAAATGATCCGGACGTCGGATGGTGAAGTGGCCGCCCCAATGTCGGGCTCTTTCCCTATGCAATACTCTTCAGTCTCGGCCTACGTACCCTCAACCACAGCAGGCGACGCGAAAACACCAGTAAACTACAACGCCACGGTGCCAAATATGGCCGGAACGATACAACATATGAACTCACCAAGCGGAACGAATTCGGAACAGGCCAACTCAAACAGCGGACATTACAGTCCTCCCAACA GTGGTACATACACCTGCTTGACCACGGTTAGTGAGCAAGACGTCAAACCCGTCATTTCGTCAGATGGATCTGTGCGAATCGCGTCGGAACGCTATGATACCGAGA CCAACAATGACACCCCCTCCCCTGCTAAGGCCGATACCCCTCATTCGGCGAATTCAGACTTTACGGAATTGAAGCCAGTCAACACGCCGTCATATTCCAATGTTTCTGCATTCCCTCAGTTTTCAT CAAATACGACGCCGTACGCAAACCCCGCACACGCCGCATATCCTAACCAAGTGGGCAGTATTGTACCCCAAATCATGATCCCATCGTCGGGGTACCAGACGACAGGAATGCCTA GTAGCGAATACTCATCGTACCCCAGTGGTTACACGGCTCAGTACAGCTCAAGCCCATACGCAGATCCAGCCTGGTCAGCAGTACGATACGCACCGTCTAGTGGACTTTTAA ATCCTCCTTATTACCTCACTCACAGTCACGGCGCCCCCTCACGGTCGGGAGAACCAGCCTCAGTTGCCACTTCGTCATACAAGGCAGAGCGGTGTTAG
- the LOC135492075 gene encoding paired box protein Pax-2a-like isoform X11, which yields MDLATAYNPYNMNHRNMNMMEFYHSCKMKSQAMVYGLDPCFPNIPGFAQQGCFAQEGHGGVNQLGGVFVNGRPLPDVVRQRIVELAHQGVRPCDISRQLRVSHGCVSKILGRYYETGSIKPGVIGGSKPKVATPKVVNAIAKYKRENPTMFAWEIRDRLLAEGVCDQENVPSVSSINRIVRNKAAEKHKHNPGSPSGSPGLPQTPTPMDALLAQQKAGSFSVSGILGMHTPNGAAAPVQQSPTGEMSNKRKREPEGVTNGHSDTENHNNNNNTNTTNNEERRPTSAEELEQQMWYRRQIKMIRTSDGEVAAPMSGSFPMQYSSVSAYVPSTTAGDAKTPVNYNATVPNMAGTIQHMNSPSGTNSEQANSNSGHYSPPNSGTYTCLTTVSEQDVKPVISSDGSVRIASERYDTETNNDTPSPAKADTPHSANSDFTELKPVNTPSYSNVSAFPQFSSNTTPYANPAHAAYPNQVGSIVPQIMIPSSGYQTTGMPSSEYSSYPSGYTAQYSSSPYADPAWSAVRYAPSSGLLNPPYYLTHSHGAPSRSGEPASVATSSYKAERC from the exons ATGGATCTCGCCACGGCGTATAACCCGTATAATATGAACCACAGAAATATGAATATGATGGAGTTTTATCACTCATGTAAAA TGAAATCACAAGCAATGGTTTACGGACTGGATCCTTGTTTTCCAAACATCCCCGGTTTTGCCCAGCAAGGTTGTTTTGCGCAGGAAG GCCATGGGGGTGTCAACCAGCTCGGAGGGGTCTTCGTCAACGGGCGGCCCCTACCCGATGTGGTCCGGCAGCGGATTGTGGAGTTGGCCCACCAAGGGGTCCGGCCGTGTGACATCTCAAGACAACTCAGAGTATCACATGGATGCGTCAGCAAAATATTGGGAAG ATATTATGAAACGGGGTCTATTAAACCCGGTGTGATCGGTGGTTCAAAGCCCAAGGTGGCTACGCCGAAGGTTGTGAACGCCATTGCTAAGTACAAGAGGGAGAACCCGACTATGTTTGCCTGGGAGATCCGGGACAGGCTGCTGGCTGAAGGGGTGTGTGACCAGGAGAACGTGCCTAGCGTCAGTTCCATTAATAG AATTGTACGAAACAAAGCTGCCGAAAAGCATAAACACAACCCAGGCTCCCCAAGCGGTAGTCCAGGCCTGCCACAGACGCCTACTCCCATGGATGCCTTACTAGCCCAGCAGAAAGCCGGCTCCTTCTCCGTCAGTGGAATACTCGGGATGCATACTCCCAATGGTGCTGCTGCCCCTGTCCAACAGTCCCCTACCGGCGAGATGTCGAACAAGCGGAAGCGAGAACCGGAAGGTG TGACTAACGGCCACAGCGACACAGAGAaccataacaacaacaacaacacaaatACGACGAACAACGAAGAGCGACGCCCGACGTCTGCGGAGGaattagaa CAACAAATGTGGTATCGACGACAAATTAAAATGATCCGGACGTCGGATGGTGAAGTGGCCGCCCCAATGTCGGGCTCTTTCCCTATGCAATACTCTTCAGTCTCGGCCTACGTACCCTCAACCACAGCAGGCGACGCGAAAACACCAGTAAACTACAACGCCACGGTGCCAAATATGGCCGGAACGATACAACATATGAACTCACCAAGCGGAACGAATTCGGAACAGGCCAACTCAAACAGCGGACATTACAGTCCTCCCAACA GTGGTACATACACCTGCTTGACCACGGTTAGTGAGCAAGACGTCAAACCCGTCATTTCGTCAGATGGATCTGTGCGAATCGCGTCGGAACGCTATGATACCGAGA CCAACAATGACACCCCCTCCCCTGCTAAGGCCGATACCCCTCATTCGGCGAATTCAGACTTTACGGAATTGAAGCCAGTCAACACGCCGTCATATTCCAATGTTTCTGCATTCCCTCAGTTTTCAT CAAATACGACGCCGTACGCAAACCCCGCACACGCCGCATATCCTAACCAAGTGGGCAGTATTGTACCCCAAATCATGATCCCATCGTCGGGGTACCAGACGACAGGAATGCCTA GTAGCGAATACTCATCGTACCCCAGTGGTTACACGGCTCAGTACAGCTCAAGCCCATACGCAGATCCAGCCTGGTCAGCAGTACGATACGCACCGTCTAGTGGACTTTTAA ATCCTCCTTATTACCTCACTCACAGTCACGGCGCCCCCTCACGGTCGGGAGAACCAGCCTCAGTTGCCACTTCGTCATACAAGGCAGAGCGGTGTTAG
- the LOC135492075 gene encoding paired box protein Pax-2a-like isoform X9, with the protein MDLATAYNPYNMNHRNMNMMEFYHSCKMKSQAMVYGLDPCFPNIPGFAQQGCFAQEGHGGVNQLGGVFVNGRPLPDVVRQRIVELAHQGVRPCDISRQLRVSHGCVSKILGRYYETGSIRPGVIGGSKPKVATPKVVDAILHYKAENPTMFAWEIRDMLLSECVCSQENVPSVSSINRIVRNKAAEKHKHNPGSPSGSPGLPQTPTPMDALLAQQKAGSFSVSGILGMHTPNGAAAPVQQSPTGEMSNKRKREPEGVTNGHSDTENHNNNNNTNTTNNEERRPTSAEELEQQMWYRRQIKMIRTSDGEVAAPMSGSFPMQYSSVSAYVPSTTAGDAKTPVNYNATVPNMAGTIQHMNSPSGTNSEQANSNSGHYSPPNSGTYTCLTTVSEQDVKPVISSDGSVRIASERYDTETNNDTPSPAKADTPHSANSDFTELKPVNTPSYSNVSAFPQFSSNTTPYANPAHAAYPNQVGSIVPQIMIPSSGYQTTGMPSSEYSSYPSGYTAQYSSSPYADPAWSAVRYAPSSGLLNPPYYLTHSHGAPSRSGEPASVATSSYKAERC; encoded by the exons ATGGATCTCGCCACGGCGTATAACCCGTATAATATGAACCACAGAAATATGAATATGATGGAGTTTTATCACTCATGTAAAA TGAAATCACAAGCAATGGTTTACGGACTGGATCCTTGTTTTCCAAACATCCCCGGTTTTGCCCAGCAAGGTTGTTTTGCGCAGGAAG GCCATGGGGGTGTCAACCAGCTCGGAGGGGTCTTCGTCAACGGGCGGCCCCTACCCGATGTGGTCCGGCAGCGGATTGTGGAGTTGGCCCACCAAGGGGTCCGGCCGTGTGACATCTCAAGACAACTCAGAGTATCACATGGATGCGTCAGCAAAATATTGGGAAG GTACTATGAAACCGGGTCAATTCGACCTGGAGTGATAGGGGGCTCGAAGCCCAAGGTTGCTACCCCTAAAGTTGTCGACGCCATCCTCCATTACAAAGCTGAGAATCCCACAATGTTTGCCTGGGAAATACGTGATATGCTGCTATCGGAATGTGTCTGTTCACAAGAAAATGTCCCCAGTGTCAGTTCAATAAATAG AATTGTACGAAACAAAGCTGCCGAAAAGCATAAACACAACCCAGGCTCCCCAAGCGGTAGTCCAGGCCTGCCACAGACGCCTACTCCCATGGATGCCTTACTAGCCCAGCAGAAAGCCGGCTCCTTCTCCGTCAGTGGAATACTCGGGATGCATACTCCCAATGGTGCTGCTGCCCCTGTCCAACAGTCCCCTACCGGCGAGATGTCGAACAAGCGGAAGCGAGAACCGGAAGGTG TGACTAACGGCCACAGCGACACAGAGAaccataacaacaacaacaacacaaatACGACGAACAACGAAGAGCGACGCCCGACGTCTGCGGAGGaattagaa CAACAAATGTGGTATCGACGACAAATTAAAATGATCCGGACGTCGGATGGTGAAGTGGCCGCCCCAATGTCGGGCTCTTTCCCTATGCAATACTCTTCAGTCTCGGCCTACGTACCCTCAACCACAGCAGGCGACGCGAAAACACCAGTAAACTACAACGCCACGGTGCCAAATATGGCCGGAACGATACAACATATGAACTCACCAAGCGGAACGAATTCGGAACAGGCCAACTCAAACAGCGGACATTACAGTCCTCCCAACA GTGGTACATACACCTGCTTGACCACGGTTAGTGAGCAAGACGTCAAACCCGTCATTTCGTCAGATGGATCTGTGCGAATCGCGTCGGAACGCTATGATACCGAGA CCAACAATGACACCCCCTCCCCTGCTAAGGCCGATACCCCTCATTCGGCGAATTCAGACTTTACGGAATTGAAGCCAGTCAACACGCCGTCATATTCCAATGTTTCTGCATTCCCTCAGTTTTCAT CAAATACGACGCCGTACGCAAACCCCGCACACGCCGCATATCCTAACCAAGTGGGCAGTATTGTACCCCAAATCATGATCCCATCGTCGGGGTACCAGACGACAGGAATGCCTA GTAGCGAATACTCATCGTACCCCAGTGGTTACACGGCTCAGTACAGCTCAAGCCCATACGCAGATCCAGCCTGGTCAGCAGTACGATACGCACCGTCTAGTGGACTTTTAA ATCCTCCTTATTACCTCACTCACAGTCACGGCGCCCCCTCACGGTCGGGAGAACCAGCCTCAGTTGCCACTTCGTCATACAAGGCAGAGCGGTGTTAG